DNA sequence from the Salvia splendens isolate huo1 chromosome 19, SspV2, whole genome shotgun sequence genome:
TGATGCACCGTAGAAGAATGCACAACCCGAAGAGTCGGGCGAGGTCAACAGTGTGAACCCATTTTCTCTTGTATGACGCAAGCTCATGTTCGACGACGGAGGACCGCAAGACCTTGAGTCAACAAACAAGAATGTCACCGGACGTGTTTTGCCTCGAGAGACCCCACCAAAGAGTCCATCGCTCGCCTACTCGTGCGGATCATCCAAGCCCGTGACTTGGTTTAGGATGTCGAGGAAGCCCGATATCTAATCGTGTGCAAATGTGTAGCATTTTTGTCATTATCACAAATCTGTGTTGTGATTTGTGTTTCCTTGGTCGGCTGGTTAGGAATATTTTAGTAGAAATTCGTAGTAAGCATGAGATTGGTGTTAGGGTCGTTTATCACAGATCTTGATTAGCAAGATCAGTCGGTTGTTAGTTTTTATGCACATGTCTCATTTCTTTGTCTAAACTTGCTGAATGAAGCATGTCACTTGTTGATGCAAATCAAACAATGTTAATTCTACTCCATGCTCCTGCTCAGCGACTATCCAGTTATTATAAGAATGCTTGCAGAACAAGATCAAAAGCTAAACGAGCTAGTGCAGCAAGAACTGCTGTATCTGGGCTAGTTCTGGTTTCTAAAGCATGTGGAAACGATGTACCAAGGTATTTCTTGATTTTTCAGATATATAGAACTTTGATATTGTCTAAGTAATTAAGAAGATAGCACACAATATTTCACTTCATATATTATATGAAAGTGTCTGAAATGCCAAAAAAGGTCAACTGCAAAAAAGCTACAACAAAAACCAATAGCTGAAGTTACATTACAGAAATGTCTTTGTAGtacataatatatataaactAGCTTAGTTAAGTCCAAAAGAGCATAGTTTTTTATTTCCCAAATTAACCGGCAAATGTAAGTTCCACCCACCGCATATTCCAGCGTTTAAGTAAGACCTTTTTTCTCAATGATGCGTCTCACATAACCCGACTTCGAGGCATCAGGGAGGCCGGTGAAGATCTCCAGCCTTGAGTTCTCCTTACCGATGATGTCGCAGAGATCGTAACAATGAGACTCTGTCAGCTCCGGGATGTTTCCCAAATGACGGAAGATCTCTTTCCTAGCTTGGCCCAAGTCGATCTCATAGCCAATACGAAACGTGCATTCGTTTCAGCATGCAAGTTGCCATGGAGGTTGAACAAAGCAGAATCATCATCAGAGCTCTTGCGTTTAcgcttcaattttttttagcaGGAGCAGGAGTGTTTGCAGCCACATTCTGCCCACTCTGGGAGCTGATGTCGTCCACAACTTCATTTGTGTAGGTGGGTTAGACTTGATCAGACCCTAGAAAGTCTTCAAAGCTTGGATAGTAATCGCCACTTTTCCCGATAGATGTAATTGGCTCATCCATGGAAGCTTGGATAGTAATCGCCACTTTTCCCGATAGATGTAATTGGCTCATCCATGGAATTGTTTGCCACTGCCTCGCCAATACCTTCAGAAGTCCTGCCAGTGGCCCTATCGTTCCCAAATATCATCTTCCAGTTATCCCATAGAGGTCAAGCTTTGTGCCGCATGGTGCGGGCATTGGGATCTTGTTGCGATGAAAAAAATAAGTGTGCGTGCGCACGGGTAAAGACATGGCAAACcaacaaattttaaatgatGAATGAGTTAAGAATATACGGCTGACACATACCCTCACGATTTGATCACATTGGTCATCCGAGcaatcaattttgaaatcaTTGTGTACGTTGAAACCAACACCACTACGGTCGAGTATTTTTTACAGCGAGTAGTAGGTCTTTTTCCAGTTAGTAATCTTGGATTGAATGTGTGGCGTTGCCTTCAAATCAGTAGTTGGTAACTCATTTTTCAACCATTCCTCTATCTTCTGTGCATATCCACCTCGGAAGCCATTGTCTGACTTCCATCTTCTGGTAACCAGTTCCTTCAAAGCGGAGATTAGCATTATCTCTTCACGGTCAGACCAAGAACTACGAGGGCGGTCGCACGGGCGGAAGCTTGAGCGGCGATACCGACTGCGGCCAAGAACAGAGAATCAGCATAGAGGCAAATCAAATTTATTCATGTTGTTGACTACTGAATGTTCATAAATTAGGTGACAACAGAGTACTCTAAAACACCAAACCTTGGGTGTCTTGGCTGCCACCGGCACTAGGTGCATATGTCCGTGCCTCAGACATCGCTTTGAACAATTAAAAAACAGAGCAAGTGTTACGTACAATACCCGATGTATACGAAGACAAGAAAGAATAAAGAGAGCTCCAGATATGACATGAAGATAGAATGAAATCAATAATTTAAACACAAAAGAAAAATCCCCTTGCAATTCTTGAATATCCTCTATTAAGGATTGCAGCAGAAGCAGAAAACTCCTACTTAAACCACCTTCGCATTTATATCTACTTtcacaacaaataaaacaacaaTAGCAAGATACAAATATCACTTGGTTCACTATTCATTTTACTACACCTCTCACCACGAAACACAAGCAGAGCGCAAGTTCGGATTTAGTTAAATTACCTAATTTGAAGTTGAGGGACAACGAGAACGAAATCAGAATAGGTCACGGATGCCGATTTGATGAAGACAGCGCTGAAGAGTGGAAAAAAGTGTGGGAGTGAGGAAATGAAAAGAGGTGCGTATGTATAAAAGCCTCCCAAAATCGGAATTAACAAGGAAACCATAGAGGGGTAGAAGAGTCATGTCTGGTGAAATATCTTCATTGAACATACATACCAAACAAATTTTTAAGATGGGCCTAAAAACTCAACATTGAAACCAAACATCAGTTTTATATACCAAGCCCATCTAGAAGCCTGAACATGTCCTATACCAAACAAACGAACCAAATGACTCCTTAGATTTCTGGATTGACTACTGTGTTAGTTTACTTAGTTAGAATGTTTTAAGGATTTTTAACTTGTGCTACACCACAAATTGTAACGAAATGACATCTTACCTCGTTTGAATTAAGGTTTTCTTCCTCTATGTTACAGAACGGGTAGTTTAAGTGATTTGCAATTGCGTGATTCAATTTGTTTAGGTAGAATAACACAGTTTGTTTTGGAAGTTACAATTATTAAGCGTGAAATGTTAGCATTGGAGTTCGTATATAAGAAGGGCAGTGATAAATGTACATACAATAATCGATCTTTTTGTAAAGATTATAcattgaaaataaatttataaaagttaattaattttaaataaattcacGTTATATTATTGACAGACTATCCATGTACTAACAAAATATTCTAACTACCATATGAAACTTTACTAGCAATGATTCTCTTTATCTGCACAAACAATTAATCTGTCGATAAAAATTTAGCAACGATAAAGTTTGCAATGTTAATTTGTCTGAAGAAATTCGTCGATAAATGTGTATCTACAAATTTTAAGCATTTACAGACATAAGAGCTTTCACAATGTAGATTCTCTATCACTTTATGAATAGAAGAGATGTTGGAGGGATGCAATGGTGGGGAGGATGGGATGAACCTCATGAGATGGAGCGAAGTGAGATGTGACATCCGGCCATGAACCCATGGCTCCTCGCCCTATCGAGACGCAATGTGAAGCCCATTCGCGGGATGCAAGCCGACGTAATTTtaaccatttttatttttattttgtcataAAATTTTTGAAAGTTTCAAATTTCAAGTAAAAATTTATCTCCACACTTCAAACTCTTGTTACCAAccaatttttacattttttatactCCAGCACTATGTATTCTCATCTATGAATACCTTTTTTCACTCCAAAATATCTATCTTTCTCTTAATTATCTCTCTTAAATCTCATAACTTTTCACTATGTTCGGCGAAAATTGACAAGGTTGGTCCAGTTCATCGTTGTCGGTGCGCAAACTCGGTTCTACCCAATCTTCGACGCCCTACCCGTTGGCACCCTAAGGTCTCTACATCTCATACATGGGCGGCATGCATGTCCAACATCCCACCACCAGTCATTGGACAAAATCCATTTTTGGACGACATATCCAAACGTGATGCTCACATTTCGTTTGGATCCGATTGTCGAATACAACCAAAAAGCAAAGACTTTTTGGGATAGAGTTGCGTAGACGTACAACCGGTCTCACACTTATAAAAAGATTTTGGCTCATTTCGACTGAGTGTGTTCAACAATGCAAAAGTTTTGCACCATCAACTACAATGAAATAGAATGAGCTAGTGGCACAAACAAGCCAAATATTTTGAAGTCATCATTAAATTCTATGACACCGATAACAATGTCTTTCCATGTATGCCTTATTATTGGGGAGAGTTCTTCACATCATGGACGAGTAGcaagaatgaaacaaataaatatacAGGTAGTAAAGTTGACAAGTTCCAAATTGGATAAGGAGGTCTCAAGAATAATGCAAGACTGAGATCTCAGAATCAATGTACTATTTTCATGTTACaccaaaattaaagtataatttgAAATAAGAGTAACAAAGTGAAACTCACCACACAAGTATATTATTGATCTTCTTACAGTTAAGAATTGTGACAATTCCAGAACACTGTGCTCATGATGCCAAAATTAAGACAAGAGTACAAGGTACGTACCGGTCTCAAAAGAAGATCAGCCAGTTGAAGTGTTCCCCCACGACTCTAAGAGCAAGCTATAACCGTATGTTGTCGAAGCAGTCGTACCAACTTTCTAACTTAGCATGTTGCGTGAAAAGTTGATGGATCTTACCTTCCCGATGAATACTGGAAGTCTAGCTTTGGTATCGGGAGATAAATCTTGGAACTTTCATACCAAATCCATGATTCGCCCTCTCAACGCTGTTCAACAATCAAAGTTTTAGCAACGGGTGGAAGGAAGAGATTTAAGCACTTGTGGTGTATTGGTGCTCTTAGAATTACTGACTTCTTTCGAATTCAGTCAGTAGAAGCTGCGTGTATTTTTTACTAGACTTTGAGGGATGTTTGAAATGAAATGGATTAGATGAGATTCACTAAATCTGATATGCAATGTCAATACATTTTTGTTGGAGCATATGCAAAAATGAGCACTTgatgaaaaaaagtaagaaactATCCTATTTATGAATCTTATAAATCATGATTATGCCAAGCAGCAGAACACGAGGAATGTCACTTATACGTTAACACAAGATAAATGAGATAATGTTCTCAAGCATGTATATTAGCAATTTCTTGCATTAAAATGGATAAACGTACCTAGGGGCGAGTTTGCCTATGCTGTCTAGCTCTTCCCCAGTATCCTCGTAAATAACTTCTCCAGAAATCTTAACGAGATAAGATCTGCCACTTAGAATCGGAAGACCTCTTCCAGCAAGTAAGTCTAAATCTTTCTGGTGAAGCTCCCTGCCATTGACAACGACCCCTGTGTTTCCGGCAGCACACTTCTCCGGCATTGGATAATTGAATTCCTCAATGTTTGGCtgtcaaaaattaaattttccatGTTGGACTCTTATGGCTACAACAATAACTGTACATATTTTCTTGTACTGATTTAATGTTCATTATTAAAGAAGCTCGGTGAGGGGAAGTATTTTGATGCTTCAGATATATAAACTCACCATGATAATGCCCAGACAAGGAAAGCCCATCACACCCCAAAATCCGGCACGTACATCATACCTGGATTGTTTAAACATTGGTTAAGTCTGTATTAGCATTCTGGATAAAATGCGAGGATCAATAAGATACAACGCTAAAAAATGCAAGGCTAAAACCCCAATACCGGAACCAGGAAAATGCATAGGATGTATGTTGAGTGATAATATAGctagttgattttttttataaaaaatcatgTCGAAAGAAAGGCATTAGTTAAAAGACAATGGCAAACTCATATGTATGCCGGTTTGTTCCAATATGTAATCGACAAATTCTATATTGTGCTGAAATTGCATACCAATACTCTCCAGGTTGAATCGGCCCAGCCAAGAGTTCAGCCTTCTGAACGAGATTTTCTGGTATCAAGTGCCCGTTTACAAAAACTTGTGATGTACCAAGTTCTGCATTTGGAGTCCATTTCATGAAGTCTCCGGATCTACTGTCGTCATGACCTGAAGATGAAGACTCTGCACCTTTGTCGCAAGTGTCCTGTGATATACAGCTCTTTGGAAATTCTTTTGACTCGATCTCAGTTGACACAGCCGAGTCTCGTACAGAATTCTGCCAAGTGGCTTTGCAGTCTAACTCAAATTTTGTACCTTTATCCCCATTGTCACATTGGCCGACTACAAGATTAGCCGAACAACGATCAGGGGATTCCTCATTAGACAAAATAGGATGTGGAAGTGACTCGACTTTTATATGTAGTTCTGCAGATGAGGAACCATGTTTTTCGGGAGGAAGAGTGTCTTCCATTATATGTAGTTTTGCAGATGAGGAACCATGTTTTTCGGATGAAATAGTATCTTCCATTTGCCGATCCTTGGAGGGACTCGAAACTGAAGAAAGCGAATCTAAATTCTTCTCATACTTATCAGAACTGGACTTCTTGTCTGTTAGAGAAACCTTGGGAACAGAATCATCATTAGAATCAGAGCACGCATACGTCTCAGCTAATTTTGAACCGCCCTCTTCGTAACCAACATCTCCATCCACTGCCAAGCTAGAACAATCATCCATCTCAGTCACTACATGGTCAAAACTTCCAGAAACTGGCAGAGTCAAAGCCTTGTTCCCGAGTTCAAACAAGAATACCGAAGAACAAGTCCCACATTTTAGCTTCTGTTGCCTTTTTTTCAATGAAAAGTGTTGTTTCGGAAGCCTCAGCGATTCAAAGCAACTGGTGCATGCTATGAAAGGAGCACCACCAGCGACAGGACGCATCATAAGCCCATTCCTACGAGCTTCCTGCATATTTCTAAGACGAGTCTGATGGATTCCAGCGTTTTCAAAATCAATATCTGTGGAATTGGGTGTTATAGATGGCTGAGAGTGAGAACTATGTGAGTTGAAGCCTCCAGAATAACCCTGTGGCTCGTGCCCAATAGGATGCATGCGGTGAGGGTGGTCGGGATTAGCTAGCACGTGAGGAGGTAAATCCCAATCCTTATCGAAACAGTGCACGCAAGAGCAGGTAGGATTGTGAAAGAAGTTTGCATCTGGATGATCCACAGTGCCACCATACCCATGGCGACGGTCATGATAGGGCTGATGCAAGTATTTAGTTTGCGAGTGGTCATACCCATAGGCCCCCCTTGGAATTTCCTCCTGATAGGTGTTAGCATATGACAAGCCTTCATCTTGGTATCCGCTGCGAAAATGTGAATCCCTATGGACGTAAGGAGCATATCCAGAAGCTTCGCCCAAACGAGGGCGTTGCTGGTTTACAACATGTGAAGTAGTCAGCGCCTCTTGAAGATAAGCAGCACGACTTCTGGGATAAGGATCAGGAGAAACCATCACATCATTTTTCTCAAACACTTCACAAGACCGACTAAGATGGTTCTTCAACTCATCAAGCTTTCGCAAGAGCTCAGCCCGACAATTCTCCAAATTCTCAAAACTGGACGCCACATCGATGTCACGATTCATATATCGTCCTCCATCACCCCGCGCATAATAAGAGTTCCCATTGTAACTAGACGGACCCTGATCACGATAGAGATAGTAATTGTCTCTCCCCTGTCCCGAAGCACCTCTGGCCGGTGAAGAAGGCGACCCCAGCCTCTTACCAATCACGTGCCTTCGGTCCATACTAAGCCTCGGCCCCAAATGAAAAACAGAATCGTTATACTAATGAAGATGTGTTCACCCTGAACTGGCCAATTCACATTCAAGATTCAATCTTTTCCCAAATTTCTATTACTACTAACAAACTAGGAATATGGAATGCTTAGACCTCAGATGCTTTCTCTTTCTCTACTGCTAACCCCAATTTCAGAATCAAGGTATGTAAAACAGTTAAAATCCCATTACTCAATTGTTTCAACTTCATCTACCAACAAAGATTTGATCCAGCACTGCATCTCTAatgaataatcaaataaataaaggtCATGATTTGGACATGAAATATCAAGATTCAAAACTTTTCAAAAGAAACACAATTTTAATACTCAATTCCCCAGCTGATAAGGCAGTCTTTTTCAACACATAAGCACAATACAAAAAGATAAACACACACAAAATGAATTTTACCTTTTAGAGGTAGAGCAGCACAGGAGATGGATGGGTTTTCACGACGAGTACAGCTCAGCAATCACCAACTGCACATCAACAACTGCATTTGGTTGGCTAATTTTCTAAATCTGCAACTTATATTTTGGATTCTGTAGTTGTACGACAGAGTAGAAACGAGAATATGTAAATTTCTAAAACTAGAAGAGAGTATTGGATTGAATTAGCAGATAGATTATCCGTGCAGATATTTCAACCTCAACTACCAAAATTGAATAAGTGAACAAGTCAATGGTATTGGGATGAATAAAAGAACAGTCGCATTCAAAGAGTGAAAACTCAGACTCGACTTTCCGGCACACAATTAAACCAAAATGTTTCAAAAACAGAATAAAGAAGAAACTTTTTcgtcaaaaaaaataaaataaaaactgctaattttttcttcctcttctaTGAAAAGGTGGGGTTTGTCGTTTGCATTTGCATCGAGTACAAAGTACTAACACGGTTGCCGACATATTTTTGATTTTTGACTTTTCTCAACGACTTCTAGACCTTATAGTAGTGGAGTAGTACTACAAAATATTTATTAGAGTACTTATTTTCCAAGTCCTATTTTTCTCTAGAAAGAGAAAGAGTCATGtcaatttgaaattttcaagCTGTTTCTTTGAGGGCATGGTGCCGAAATTCGCATGATGGGTAGGCTGTAATCAAGTTGGCTTATAAATATTCCTTCCCTCTTTGAATTATATTAGGGCGTGTTCGGTTCGTCCTAAATAAGTTGGGGCAGATATAAATATGAGAAGATTTATTTGTTGTGGATCCcacataattaatataaaatgcGTTGTTTGGTGTACAACATTAAAAGAAACTATATTTAAAAACAGAAAGTGCAATCTGTTCATTTTACTTCATCATATTTGTACAACTGAGAATCCAAATATATATAGGCCTAGGAACATTAGATGCATTCAGTTGAAGAGTCATGAAACATTTAACTTCAAAAGAGTTACGAATTAAATGTTGGACACTTCATTATCCTTTGGAGACTCTTTGGTATCCTCAACTCCTTGAATGCTCAAGCATGGAATGCTAACACCGCCCCTCAATTCGAGCGAAGATAAAGGACATACGCCGAGCCTATTCCTAAGCTTCGAGAAGAATTGATAACTTAGAGGTTTTGTCAGAGCATCCGCAATTTGATCCAGTGTTGGCACATGTCTGAGTTCAATCTGACCGGCGCGAACTTTATCACGCAGAAAGTGGACATCGAGCTCTATGTGTTTCGTCCGTGAATGCAACACCGGATTGCTTGCAAGGGCTATGGTACTCAAGTTATCTACCCAGACAGTAGTGGTGTTTTCGAGCTTCACACCAAGTTCACCCAAAAGAGAATTCAGCCAAGCAATTTCACATGACACTTGCGCCAGACTTCTATACTCAGCTTCGGTGCTGGATCTTGATACTACTGATTGCTTTTTAGAGCACCAAGAGACCAAGGTTTTGCCGAAGAAGACACAATAACCTGTCATTGATCGACGGTCATCTGGATCAGCTCCCCAATCTGAATCTGAGAAACCAATCAAGGAAGGTGGAGCAGGTTCAATACGCAAGCCATAGTCCACGGAACCAGCAAGATATCTCAATATCCGCTTAACAGCTTTCCAATGCGTGTCAAGGGGACATGCCATAAACTGGCTGACTTTATTAACGGCGAAACTAATTTCAGGTCGTGTTATCGTTGCATACTGTAGTGCCCCAACAACACTTCTGTAAAGTTTTCCATCAACAACTGGATCCCCTTCATGTTTAGATAGCCGAGAGGAAGAGACCATAGGTGTAGGGAGACTCTTAGCGCCTTCCATATGCATCTTCTTCAAAAGATCTCGAATGTATGCTCCTTGGCTGAGATGCAATCCATCTTTGGTGCGCGCAACTTCAACACCAAGGAAGTGAGTAACCTCCCCTAGATCTTTTAGGGAGAAGTGAATATGTAGCTGGGAAATGACTTTTTTGACGGCAGAGGAAGAGTTTCCAGTAACAagtatgtcgtcaacatatataAGAAGGTAGATTACTTCATTTTGGCGATTCCTGTAGAATAAAGATGTATCTGCACGGGACTGTAGAAATCCGAGCTTGAGAAGCACATATCTGGCAGTGAGGAACCAAGAACGAGAAGCTTGTTTAAGCCCATAAATGGCTTTATTCAATTTGCAAACGAGCTGAGGAGAGCCTTGTTCGAAACCAGGTGGTTGCTTCATATAAATATCCTCAACAAGATCACCATGAAGAAATGCGTTGTTGACGTCCAAATGAGTCACATACCATCCACAATATACAACAATAGCCAAGATAAGCCTGATGGTGTTTGGCTTCACAACGGGACTGAATGTCTCATTAAAATCAAATCCGGGCTCTTGGGAAAAACCTTGAGCAACTAGTCTTGCTTTATGCCTCGCAATAGCACCATCAGCATGCTTTTTCAGCTTAAAGATCCATGTACATCCCACTAAATTTTTGCCAGGAGGAAGCAGAGTCAAAGtccaagtattattttttaaaagagCAAGAAACTCTTCCAACATGGCTTGTTTCCAGACTTTTATCAATAAAGCAGCAATGTAAGACTTTGGGGTGATAAGGTCGGTAGGATTGAGAGTgataga
Encoded proteins:
- the LOC121779900 gene encoding uncharacterized protein LOC121779900; this encodes MDRRHVIGKRLGSPSSPARGASGQGRDNYYLYRDQGPSSYNGNSYYARGDGGRYMNRDIDVASSFENLENCRAELLRKLDELKNHLSRSCEVFEKNDVMVSPDPYPRSRAAYLQEALTTSHVVNQQRPRLGEASGYAPYVHRDSHFRSGYQDEGLSYANTYQEEIPRGAYGYDHSQTKYLHQPYHDRRHGYGGTVDHPDANFFHNPTCSCVHCFDKDWDLPPHVLANPDHPHRMHPIGHEPQGYSGGFNSHSSHSQPSITPNSTDIDFENAGIHQTRLRNMQEARRNGLMMRPVAGGAPFIACTSCFESLRLPKQHFSLKKRQQKLKCGTCSSVFLFELGNKALTLPVSGSFDHVVTEMDDCSSLAVDGDVGYEEGGSKLAETYACSDSNDDSVPKVSLTDKKSSSDKYEKNLDSLSSVSSPSKDRQMEDTISSEKHGSSSAKLHIMEDTLPPEKHGSSSAELHIKVESLPHPILSNEESPDRCSANLVVGQCDNGDKGTKFELDCKATWQNSVRDSAVSTEIESKEFPKSCISQDTCDKGAESSSSGHDDSRSGDFMKWTPNAELGTSQVFVNGHLIPENLVQKAELLAGPIQPGEYWYDVRAGFWGVMGFPCLGIIMPNIEEFNYPMPEKCAAGNTGVVVNGRELHQKDLDLLAGRGLPILSGRSYLVKISGEVIYEDTGEELDSIGKLAPSVERANHGFGMKVPRFISRYQS